A single genomic interval of Streptomyces sp. NBC_00663 harbors:
- a CDS encoding MFS transporter, with protein sequence MDTSESSTEPQTSAPAEEAPARRGWRRWAMDTRPLRRPAYRRLWSSTVVTAVGSQLTAVAVPKQVYDITGSSAWVGYASLAGLLPLMVFALWGGAVADSVDRRKLLLVTNSGIAVTSLLFWVQAAAGLESVTALMVLLALQQAFWGLNAPARNASIARLVPAEELTAANALGSTVAQTGQVVGPLLAGALIPVIGLPELYLIDALALCVTVWAVYKLPSLPPLAGQAKRRAGLREIAEGFRYIALHKVLLLSFLADFVAMVLGMPRALFPQLASETYAPYGEGLALGLLFAAIPIGAVLGGLFSGTFSRARRHGWMVIGAVVAWGVAITGFGLSDSLWLAVAFLALAGVADMVSMVFRGAILLSAATDEMRGRMQGVFTVVVAGGPRLADVLHGTAGSAFGPRVAVAGGGLLVVAVMLGLAAAVPALRRYRV encoded by the coding sequence GTGGACACGAGCGAGAGCAGCACCGAACCCCAGACATCGGCCCCGGCCGAGGAGGCGCCGGCCCGGCGCGGCTGGCGCCGGTGGGCGATGGACACCCGCCCGCTGCGCCGCCCGGCCTACCGCCGGCTGTGGAGCTCGACCGTCGTCACGGCCGTGGGCAGCCAGCTCACCGCCGTCGCCGTGCCCAAGCAGGTCTACGACATCACCGGCTCCTCGGCCTGGGTCGGCTACGCGAGCCTCGCCGGACTGCTGCCGCTGATGGTGTTCGCGCTGTGGGGCGGCGCCGTCGCCGACAGCGTGGACCGCCGCAAGCTGCTCCTGGTCACCAACAGCGGCATCGCCGTCACCTCGCTGCTGTTCTGGGTCCAGGCCGCCGCCGGACTGGAGTCCGTGACCGCCCTGATGGTGCTGCTCGCCCTGCAACAGGCGTTCTGGGGCCTGAACGCACCCGCCCGCAACGCCTCCATCGCCCGGCTGGTCCCCGCCGAGGAGCTGACCGCCGCCAACGCCCTCGGCTCGACCGTCGCGCAGACCGGCCAGGTGGTCGGGCCGCTGCTGGCGGGTGCCCTGATCCCGGTCATCGGGCTGCCCGAGCTGTATCTGATCGACGCGCTGGCGCTGTGCGTGACGGTGTGGGCGGTGTACAAGCTGCCCTCGCTGCCGCCCCTCGCCGGGCAGGCCAAGCGCCGGGCGGGCCTGCGCGAGATCGCGGAGGGGTTCCGCTACATCGCGCTGCACAAGGTGCTGCTGCTGTCGTTCCTCGCCGACTTCGTCGCGATGGTCCTCGGTATGCCCCGCGCCCTGTTCCCGCAGCTGGCCTCGGAGACCTACGCGCCGTACGGCGAAGGGCTCGCCCTCGGCCTGCTGTTCGCGGCGATCCCCATCGGCGCGGTGCTCGGCGGCCTGTTCTCCGGCACCTTCTCCCGGGCCCGCCGGCACGGCTGGATGGTCATCGGCGCGGTCGTCGCCTGGGGCGTGGCCATCACCGGTTTCGGACTGAGCGACAGCTTGTGGCTCGCGGTCGCCTTCCTCGCGCTTGCCGGGGTGGCGGACATGGTCTCCATGGTGTTCCGCGGGGCGATCCTGCTGTCCGCGGCCACCGACGAGATGCGCGGCCGGATGCAGGGCGTCTTCACGGTCGTCGTCGCGGGCGGTCCGCGGCTCGCCGACGTCCTGCACGGCACCGCGGGCTCGGCCTTCGGCCCGCGCGTGGCCGTGGCGGGCGGCGGGCTCCTCGTCGTCGCCGTCATGCTGGGGCTGGCCGCCGCGGTTCCGGCGCTGCGGCGCTATCGCGTCTGA
- a CDS encoding SigB/SigF/SigG family RNA polymerase sigma factor, whose protein sequence is MLIDKSTSRSGLTGTQTAAPRRRHDDAPDTAKLFARLNSLEPGPERDAVRDELVTAWLPMAHRIAGRFRERGESLEDLRQVAALGLVKAVDRFEPERGAFESYAVPTITGEVKRHFRDRMWALRVPRRVQELRNKVRVARRELTQTPGSAEPTVADLATHTGLTEDEVSAGLEALESYSALSLDAELSSGEDGYSLADTLGSSDASYDVVVDRESVKAGLRRLPERERAILYMRFFEDMTQSRIADQLGISQMHVSRLISRSCARVRAEAMGERATV, encoded by the coding sequence ATGCTTATCGATAAATCGACAAGCCGTTCCGGCCTGACCGGTACGCAGACCGCCGCCCCCCGGCGGCGGCACGACGACGCCCCCGACACCGCCAAGCTCTTCGCCCGTCTGAACTCCCTGGAGCCCGGCCCCGAACGGGACGCCGTCCGCGACGAGCTCGTCACCGCCTGGCTGCCCATGGCCCACCGCATCGCCGGCCGGTTCCGCGAGCGCGGCGAGTCCCTCGAGGACCTGCGGCAGGTCGCGGCCCTCGGTCTGGTGAAGGCCGTCGACCGCTTCGAACCCGAACGCGGTGCCTTCGAGAGCTACGCCGTGCCGACCATCACCGGCGAGGTCAAGCGGCACTTCCGGGACCGGATGTGGGCGCTGCGGGTGCCCCGTCGGGTGCAGGAACTGCGCAACAAGGTGCGCGTGGCCCGCCGCGAGCTCACCCAGACCCCGGGCAGCGCCGAACCCACCGTGGCCGACCTCGCCACCCACACCGGCCTGACCGAGGACGAGGTCAGCGCGGGGCTGGAAGCGCTGGAGAGCTACAGCGCGCTCTCCCTGGACGCCGAACTCTCCTCCGGCGAGGACGGATACAGCCTCGCCGACACTCTGGGCTCGTCCGACGCCTCCTACGACGTCGTGGTCGACCGCGAGTCCGTCAAGGCCGGCCTGCGCAGGCTGCCCGAGCGGGAGCGCGCCATTCTCTACATGCGGTTCTTCGAGGACATGACGCAGAGCCGCATCGCCGACCAGCTCGGTATCTCGCAGATGCACGTCTCGCGGCTGATCAGCCGCAGTTGCGCCCGGGTACGCG
- a CDS encoding saccharopine dehydrogenase family protein, with protein MRVLLVGAGGVGGAITRIAARRPFFEAMVVADHDLARAEAAVAALGEAGARFRAERVDASDEAAVAALLERHACDVLLNATDPRFVMPLFRAARTASATYVDMAMSLSRPHPERPYEECGVKLGDAQFEDAVEWEKAGLLALVGMGVEPGLSDVFARYAADELFDEIEEIGVRDGADLTVDGYDFAPSFSIWTTIEECLNPPVVYEADRGWFTTAPFSEPEVFDFPEGIGPVECVNVEHEEVLLMPRWIGAKRVTFKYGLGNEFIETLKTLHLLGLDRTEPVTVPGPEGPVRVSPRDVVAACLPDPAGLGERMHGKTCAGTWVKGVKDGAPREVYLYHVVDNQWSMAEYGSQAVVWQTAVNPVVALELLATGAWKGAGVLGPEAFPAGPFLDLLTAYDSPWGLREQ; from the coding sequence ATGCGTGTACTGCTCGTGGGTGCCGGTGGAGTGGGTGGCGCCATCACCCGGATCGCCGCCCGGAGGCCGTTCTTCGAGGCGATGGTGGTGGCCGACCACGACCTGGCGCGGGCCGAGGCCGCCGTCGCGGCGCTCGGCGAGGCCGGGGCCCGGTTCAGGGCCGAGCGCGTCGACGCGAGTGACGAGGCCGCGGTGGCGGCGCTGCTGGAGCGGCACGCGTGCGACGTCCTCCTCAACGCCACCGACCCGCGCTTCGTGATGCCGCTGTTCCGTGCCGCCCGCACCGCCTCCGCCACCTATGTCGACATGGCGATGTCCCTGTCGCGTCCGCACCCCGAGCGTCCCTACGAGGAGTGCGGGGTCAAGTTGGGCGACGCGCAGTTCGAGGATGCCGTGGAGTGGGAGAAGGCGGGGCTGCTGGCCCTCGTCGGCATGGGCGTCGAGCCGGGTCTCTCGGATGTCTTCGCGCGGTACGCGGCCGACGAACTCTTCGACGAGATCGAGGAGATCGGCGTCCGCGACGGCGCCGACCTCACCGTCGACGGCTACGACTTCGCGCCCTCCTTCAGCATCTGGACCACGATCGAGGAGTGCCTGAACCCGCCGGTGGTCTACGAGGCCGACCGCGGCTGGTTCACCACCGCGCCGTTCAGCGAGCCGGAGGTGTTCGACTTCCCCGAGGGCATCGGCCCGGTGGAGTGCGTGAACGTCGAGCACGAGGAGGTGCTCCTCATGCCCCGCTGGATCGGGGCGAAGCGGGTCACCTTCAAGTACGGCCTGGGCAACGAGTTCATCGAGACGCTCAAGACCCTGCACCTGCTGGGCCTGGACCGCACCGAGCCGGTGACGGTGCCCGGCCCCGAGGGCCCGGTCCGTGTCTCGCCCCGGGACGTCGTCGCCGCCTGTCTCCCCGACCCGGCCGGCCTGGGCGAGCGGATGCACGGCAAGACCTGTGCCGGCACCTGGGTGAAGGGCGTCAAGGACGGGGCGCCGCGCGAGGTGTACCTGTACCACGTGGTCGACAACCAGTGGTCCATGGCGGAGTACGGCAGCCAGGCCGTGGTGTGGCAGACGGCGGTCAATCCGGTCGTCGCCCTCGAACTCCTCGCCACGGGCGCGTGGAAGGGCGCGGGCGTCCTCGGCCCGGAGGCCTTCCCGGCCGGCCCCTTCCTGGATCTGCTCACCGCGTACGACTCCCCGTGGGGTCTGCGCGAGCAGTGA
- a CDS encoding TetR/AcrR family transcriptional regulator, protein MPKPVVPEERRRRRRPTKSGTVLSEELIVETALRMLREHGTEGLTARRLGLALDADPSTLYRYFRGMDDLTLAIGDALIGQALRGWAPTGRWRADLRAVGRRIHAAYVAHPQAALLTTNRVTGRPNELAADEAVLDVLRTAGFPLPDTVRIYHAFIDQTLAFAALDAASLALPSAALHADEDMWSSTYAHLPRTTHPRIAEAAPLLVQRMVDSAYPTALEMLLDSAQAQLAALAGGPGSAP, encoded by the coding sequence GTGCCGAAGCCCGTGGTGCCCGAGGAGAGGCGGCGCCGTCGCCGGCCGACCAAGAGCGGCACCGTCCTGTCCGAGGAACTGATCGTCGAGACCGCGCTGCGCATGCTGCGCGAACACGGCACCGAGGGCCTGACCGCCCGCCGCCTCGGCCTCGCCCTGGACGCCGATCCGAGCACCCTGTACCGCTACTTCCGCGGCATGGACGACCTGACCCTCGCCATCGGCGACGCGCTCATCGGACAGGCCCTGCGGGGCTGGGCGCCGACGGGGCGGTGGCGGGCGGACCTGCGGGCCGTCGGGCGGCGCATCCACGCCGCGTACGTCGCCCATCCGCAGGCCGCCCTGCTGACCACGAACCGGGTCACCGGCCGCCCCAATGAACTGGCGGCTGACGAGGCGGTCCTCGACGTGCTGCGCACGGCGGGGTTCCCGCTCCCGGACACCGTGCGGATCTATCACGCCTTCATCGACCAGACCCTCGCCTTCGCCGCGCTCGACGCCGCCTCCCTCGCCCTGCCGAGCGCCGCGCTCCACGCCGACGAGGACATGTGGAGCTCGACGTACGCCCATCTGCCCCGCACCACCCACCCGCGCATCGCCGAGGCCGCGCCGCTGCTGGTGCAGCGCATGGTCGACAGCGCTTATCCGACGGCGCTGGAGATGCTGCTGGACAGCGCGCAGGCGCAGTTGGCGGCGTTGGCCGGCGGTCCCGGCTCAGCTCCGTAG
- a CDS encoding sensor histidine kinase translates to MSRRIPLRKRLSVRLLVASVLIAVCSVAATAWLAVETTTRALRAEQGQVLTEDMDVLARLSGYAATHPTWRGVDELVRSLSRKTGRRIALTTTDRTTIADSAPAGTSLPPRAAATVDPLRTDTYTERGAQRSGVDPRVVGPYLLTAKERARLGKLALVRQKCFARFGIETSIVETPSGRPVLSDADEVPIDCADGRLNTPTPSEEKALVDLTERARGCLGPDDVKFPEALFVHFDFTDRSLGGRYELGKIDVPPGSETARTLQNCVDGARRAQLDPYVAPTAELFLGGGDRTAVRFDMSPANKAKVVGVAGLVLAVTVAVTAVVATRLVRPLRALTAAAQQPPQLHVRVPVTTRDETGILAAAFNDLTERRERLEAQRRAMVSDIAHELRSPLTNIRGWLEVTMDGVVAPAPELLASLHEEALVLQRIIDDLQDLAAADAGTLRLQREPVRADELLGQVAAAHRVAADTAGVTLSIGTDGEPWLDADPVRMRQALGNLVSNALRHTPAGGTVALAARCEGDDVVLEVSDTGSGIASEDLPQVFDRFWRAEKSRSRRTGGSGLGLPIVRHLMAAHGGTVEAASEPGAGSVFTLRVPGLMGGTPGPGPAPLQ, encoded by the coding sequence ATGAGCCGCCGCATACCCCTGCGCAAACGCCTGTCGGTCCGGCTGCTCGTCGCCTCGGTGCTGATCGCCGTGTGCTCGGTCGCGGCGACGGCGTGGCTGGCGGTGGAGACGACCACCCGGGCACTGCGGGCCGAGCAGGGACAGGTGCTCACCGAGGACATGGACGTCCTCGCCCGGCTGAGCGGATACGCGGCAACTCACCCGACGTGGCGGGGAGTCGACGAACTCGTCCGGTCCCTGTCGCGGAAGACCGGCCGACGGATCGCCCTCACCACCACCGACCGCACCACCATCGCCGACTCCGCGCCGGCCGGCACCTCCCTGCCGCCGCGCGCCGCCGCCACCGTCGACCCCCTGCGCACGGACACCTACACCGAGCGCGGGGCGCAGCGCAGCGGCGTCGATCCACGAGTGGTCGGGCCGTACCTGCTGACGGCGAAGGAGCGCGCCAGGCTGGGGAAACTGGCCCTGGTGCGGCAGAAGTGCTTCGCCCGGTTCGGCATCGAGACCAGCATCGTCGAGACGCCGAGCGGGCGGCCGGTCCTCAGCGACGCCGACGAGGTGCCCATCGACTGCGCCGACGGGCGGCTCAACACCCCCACCCCCAGCGAGGAGAAGGCCCTCGTGGACCTGACGGAACGTGCCCGTGGCTGTCTGGGCCCGGACGACGTGAAGTTCCCCGAGGCGCTGTTCGTCCACTTCGACTTCACCGATCGGAGCCTCGGCGGCCGTTACGAGCTGGGGAAGATCGACGTGCCGCCCGGCTCGGAGACCGCCCGCACCCTCCAGAACTGCGTCGACGGCGCACGCCGCGCACAGCTCGACCCCTATGTCGCGCCGACCGCGGAGCTGTTCCTGGGCGGCGGGGACCGCACGGCGGTGCGGTTCGACATGTCACCGGCCAACAAGGCCAAGGTGGTCGGTGTCGCCGGGCTGGTGCTCGCCGTCACCGTCGCCGTGACCGCCGTCGTCGCCACGCGGCTCGTCCGGCCGCTCCGGGCGCTGACCGCGGCCGCCCAGCAGCCGCCTCAGCTGCATGTGCGGGTGCCCGTGACCACGCGGGACGAGACCGGCATCCTCGCCGCGGCCTTCAACGACCTCACCGAACGCCGGGAACGCCTTGAGGCCCAGCGCAGGGCGATGGTCAGCGACATCGCCCACGAACTGCGCAGCCCGCTCACCAACATCCGCGGCTGGCTGGAAGTGACCATGGACGGCGTCGTGGCCCCCGCCCCCGAACTGCTGGCCTCCCTGCACGAGGAGGCACTCGTCCTCCAGCGGATCATCGACGACCTCCAGGACCTCGCCGCCGCCGACGCCGGCACACTGCGGCTGCAACGCGAGCCCGTCCGCGCCGACGAACTGCTCGGACAGGTCGCCGCGGCCCACCGGGTGGCGGCCGACACGGCGGGCGTCACCCTGAGCATCGGGACGGACGGGGAGCCGTGGCTGGACGCCGACCCGGTCCGGATGCGGCAGGCGCTCGGCAACCTCGTCTCCAACGCGCTGCGTCACACACCCGCGGGCGGGACCGTCGCCCTCGCGGCACGGTGCGAGGGCGACGACGTGGTCCTCGAAGTCAGCGACACCGGCAGCGGTATCGCATCCGAGGACCTCCCACAGGTCTTCGACCGCTTCTGGCGTGCCGAGAAGTCCCGCAGCCGCCGTACCGGAGGCAGCGGCCTCGGACTGCCGATCGTCCGCCACCTGATGGCCGCGCACGGCGGCACCGTGGAGGCGGCGAGCGAACCCGGCGCCGGGAGCGTGTTCACCCTGCGCGTGCCGGGTCTAATGGGAGGAACGCCCGGCCCTGGCCCGGCGCCGTTGCAGTGA
- a CDS encoding LysR family transcriptional regulator ArgP: MMPELPLDQVRTLLAVVDEGTFDAAAAVLRLTPSAVSQRVKALEQRTGRVLLVRAKPVRPTESGEVVVRFARQLARLERDAWSELGGGSDGEPARVSIAVNADSLATWFLPALTRVPDAPPLSFELHREDEEHTATRLREGLVMAAVTSSPDAVSGCSVRPLGRMRYVAAASPDFVDRCLAGPLGDALAEAPVVTFDRRDSYQDRFVRELRQGAGGASPARHAIPTSEGFVEAVTLGLGWGMVPEMQAGALLRAGRLVQLAPERPVDVPLYWQQWKLDSPALATVAEAVTAAAAQALRS, encoded by the coding sequence ATGATGCCGGAACTCCCCCTCGACCAGGTGCGGACCCTGCTTGCCGTGGTCGACGAGGGCACCTTCGACGCGGCCGCCGCGGTGCTGCGTCTGACGCCGTCGGCGGTCAGCCAGCGGGTCAAGGCGCTGGAGCAGCGCACGGGCCGGGTGCTGCTGGTGCGGGCGAAGCCGGTGCGGCCGACCGAGTCGGGCGAAGTGGTCGTGCGGTTCGCGCGCCAGCTGGCCCGGCTGGAGCGGGACGCGTGGTCCGAGCTCGGCGGGGGCTCGGACGGCGAGCCGGCGCGGGTGTCGATCGCGGTCAACGCCGACTCGCTGGCGACATGGTTCCTGCCCGCGCTGACCCGGGTGCCGGACGCGCCGCCGCTCTCCTTCGAGCTGCACCGCGAGGACGAGGAGCACACCGCGACGCGGCTGCGGGAGGGCCTGGTGATGGCCGCGGTGACGTCGTCGCCCGACGCCGTGTCGGGCTGCTCGGTACGTCCGCTGGGCCGGATGCGGTACGTCGCGGCGGCCAGCCCCGACTTCGTGGACCGGTGTCTCGCCGGACCGCTGGGCGACGCGCTGGCCGAGGCGCCCGTGGTGACCTTCGACCGGCGCGACTCCTACCAGGACCGTTTCGTCCGGGAGTTGCGGCAGGGCGCCGGTGGGGCGAGCCCGGCCCGGCACGCCATCCCCACCTCCGAGGGGTTCGTGGAGGCGGTCACGCTGGGGCTGGGCTGGGGCATGGTCCCGGAGATGCAGGCGGGCGCCCTGCTGCGCGCCGGGCGGCTGGTCCAACTGGCGCCGGAGCGACCGGTCGACGTCCCCCTGTACTGGCAGCAGTGGAAACTGGACTCCCCCGCCCTGGCCACGGTCGCCGAGGCGGTGACGGCCGCGGCGGCGCAGGCGCTACGGAGCTGA
- a CDS encoding LysE/ArgO family amino acid transporter → MTASLTAAAAGFGTGLSLIVAIGAQNAFVLRQGIRRDAVLAVVGICALSDAALIALGVGGVGAMVVAWPGVLTAVGWIGGAFLLCYGALAARRVFRPSGGALRTEGDAAGSRRRAVLTCLALTWLNPHVYLDTVFLLGSVAADRGDLRWTFGLGAALASLVWFAALGFGARLLGRFLARPSAWRVLDALVAATMIALGALLIAGA, encoded by the coding sequence ATGACCGCCTCCCTCACCGCCGCGGCCGCCGGCTTCGGCACCGGACTCTCGCTCATCGTCGCCATCGGTGCCCAGAACGCCTTCGTCCTGCGCCAGGGCATCCGCCGCGACGCCGTCCTCGCCGTCGTCGGCATCTGCGCCCTGTCCGACGCGGCCCTGATCGCCCTCGGTGTCGGCGGGGTGGGTGCGATGGTCGTCGCATGGCCGGGGGTGCTGACCGCGGTGGGCTGGATCGGCGGCGCGTTCCTGCTCTGCTACGGCGCCCTCGCCGCCCGGCGTGTGTTCCGCCCGTCCGGTGGCGCACTGCGCACGGAGGGAGACGCGGCCGGCTCCCGCAGGCGGGCCGTCCTGACCTGTCTCGCGCTGACCTGGCTCAACCCGCACGTCTACCTGGACACCGTGTTCCTTCTCGGCTCCGTGGCCGCCGACCGCGGCGACCTGCGCTGGACCTTCGGGCTGGGGGCGGCGCTGGCGAGCCTGGTGTGGTTCGCGGCGCTCGGCTTCGGCGCACGCCTGCTCGGCCGCTTCCTGGCCCGCCCGTCCGCCTGGCGCGTCCTCGACGCACTGGTCGCCGCGACGATGATCGCCCTCGGCGCCCTGCTGATCGCCGGGGCCTAG
- a CDS encoding WhiB family transcriptional regulator, which yields MDNWRTHAACRHEDPDLFFPIGNTGPALVQTEQAKAVCHRCPVRERCLEWAMESGQAIGVWGGTSETERRSLQRRRARAGRSSH from the coding sequence ATGGACAACTGGCGAACGCATGCCGCATGCCGCCACGAGGACCCCGACCTCTTCTTCCCGATCGGCAACACCGGCCCGGCACTGGTCCAGACGGAACAGGCGAAGGCGGTCTGCCACCGCTGCCCCGTACGGGAGCGGTGCCTGGAGTGGGCCATGGAGTCCGGGCAGGCCATCGGAGTCTGGGGCGGTACGAGTGAGACCGAACGACGTTCACTGCAACGGCGCCGGGCCAGGGCCGGGCGTTCCTCCCATTAG
- a CDS encoding aminotransferase class I/II-fold pyridoxal phosphate-dependent enzyme: MAVDHTRAPVLEALEAYHREGLLSFTPPGHKQARGADPSVRRVLGDAVFLGDVLASGGLDDRLTRSRVLERAEELMADAVHAEHTFFTTCGSSLSVKAAMLSVAGPHEQLLIGRDAHKAVVSGLVLSGIEPVWVEPRWDAERHLAHPPSAEAFEKAYANHPDAKGALVTSPTPYGTTADLRAVAEVCHRRGRPLIVDEAWGAHLPFHPDLPSWAMDAGADICVTSIHKMGSGLEQGSVFHLQGDLVPPEVLKLRADLLGTTSPSVLLYAGLDGWRRQMALHGEELMGGALDLVAELRSAVGRIEGLHVEGREDLCGPGLADDMDPLQVIMDLTGLGITGFQAADWLRAERNIEAHLADHRRLGAQLTHGDDRETSAELLSALRELARVAPELRPAPRVEVPAPSELRLAQARSPRDAFFGPAESVPVEKAAGRIAAEMITPYPPGIPAVLPGERLTGPVLRYLRTGKDAGMNLPDPSDPELRTIRVLKTGEE, translated from the coding sequence ATGGCAGTCGATCACACCCGAGCACCGGTACTGGAAGCCCTGGAGGCCTATCACCGCGAGGGCCTTTTGTCGTTCACGCCGCCTGGGCACAAACAGGCCCGGGGCGCCGACCCGTCGGTGCGGAGGGTGCTGGGCGACGCGGTGTTCCTCGGTGACGTCCTGGCGTCGGGCGGACTCGACGACCGGCTCACCCGGAGCCGGGTGCTGGAGCGCGCCGAGGAGCTGATGGCGGACGCCGTGCACGCCGAGCACACTTTCTTCACCACCTGCGGCAGCTCCCTGTCGGTCAAGGCGGCGATGCTGTCCGTGGCGGGCCCGCACGAGCAGTTGCTGATCGGCCGGGACGCCCACAAGGCGGTCGTCTCGGGGCTCGTCCTGTCCGGCATCGAACCCGTGTGGGTCGAGCCCCGCTGGGACGCCGAGCGGCATCTCGCGCATCCGCCGTCCGCCGAGGCCTTCGAGAAGGCGTACGCCAACCACCCTGACGCCAAGGGGGCGTTGGTCACCAGCCCGACGCCGTACGGGACGACCGCGGATCTGCGGGCCGTCGCCGAGGTGTGTCACCGGCGCGGACGGCCGCTGATCGTGGACGAGGCCTGGGGCGCCCATCTGCCGTTCCACCCCGATCTGCCGTCCTGGGCGATGGACGCGGGCGCCGACATCTGCGTGACGAGCATCCACAAGATGGGCAGCGGTCTGGAGCAGGGGTCCGTCTTCCATCTCCAGGGCGATCTGGTGCCGCCCGAGGTGCTGAAGCTGCGCGCGGACCTGCTCGGCACGACCAGCCCGTCGGTGCTGCTGTACGCCGGGCTCGACGGCTGGCGGCGGCAGATGGCCCTGCACGGCGAGGAACTCATGGGCGGCGCACTGGATCTCGTGGCCGAACTCCGGTCGGCCGTAGGGCGGATCGAGGGGCTGCACGTCGAGGGCCGGGAGGACTTGTGCGGTCCGGGGCTCGCCGATGACATGGACCCCTTGCAGGTCATCATGGACCTCACCGGCCTCGGCATCACCGGGTTCCAGGCGGCGGACTGGCTGCGGGCCGAGCGGAACATCGAGGCGCATCTGGCGGACCACCGCCGCCTCGGCGCGCAGCTCACCCACGGCGACGACCGGGAGACGAGCGCCGAGCTCCTGTCCGCGCTGCGGGAGCTCGCGCGCGTAGCGCCGGAGCTGCGTCCCGCGCCGCGGGTGGAGGTGCCGGCGCCGTCCGAGCTGCGGCTGGCGCAGGCCCGCTCGCCCCGCGACGCGTTCTTCGGGCCCGCCGAGAGCGTGCCGGTGGAGAAGGCCGCGGGACGGATCGCGGCCGAGATGATCACCCCGTATCCGCCCGGGATCCCGGCCGTGCTGCCGGGTGAACGGCTGACCGGGCCCGTGCTGCGGTATCTGCGGACGGGCAAGGACGCGGGGATGAACCTGCCCGATCCGAGCGACCCCGAGCTGAGGACGATCAGGGTGCTGAAGACCGGCGAGGAGTGA
- a CDS encoding ATP-binding protein, which translates to MCREHRTESAPKPSVSAGTPPASVHEPSAVGRCRLRCPCRPADARRAVERAVDARCRATGTACDQESVADALLVASELTTNAILHGGGITDFRVDLVEPGVRVSVSDRSDALPVSAEPVDLHGRRRIGGLGWPIVCRLARDVRVTGLPSGGKCITAVVPLS; encoded by the coding sequence ATGTGTAGGGAGCACAGGACCGAATCCGCCCCCAAACCGTCGGTGTCCGCCGGCACACCACCGGCGTCCGTTCACGAACCGTCGGCGGTGGGACGCTGTCGGCTGCGCTGCCCGTGCCGGCCCGCCGACGCGCGGCGGGCCGTGGAGCGCGCGGTGGACGCGCGCTGCCGGGCCACCGGAACGGCGTGCGACCAGGAGTCCGTCGCGGACGCCCTGCTCGTCGCCTCCGAGCTCACCACCAACGCCATCCTGCACGGCGGCGGGATCACCGACTTCCGCGTCGACCTCGTCGAACCCGGAGTACGGGTCTCGGTCAGCGACCGCAGCGACGCGCTCCCGGTGAGCGCGGAACCCGTCGACCTGCACGGCCGACGTCGGATCGGCGGCCTCGGCTGGCCGATCGTGTGCCGGCTGGCACGCGACGTCCGGGTCACCGGCCTGCCCTCCGGAGGCAAGTGCATCACCGCGGTCGTACCCCTGTCCTGA
- a CDS encoding cyclic nucleotide-binding domain-containing protein — protein MTKATKLLTALPPPQRQRLMSLAREVSFPEDARIFEAGGTADRFWVIRSGAVSLDQQVTSLQRVTVASLGSGDLLGWSWLFPPHQWDFGAVAFSPVRAYEFEATAVLGLCEEDPALGLVLVRNVAEILAYRLEMTRGKLMEQYSMRRHAL, from the coding sequence ATGACCAAAGCGACGAAACTGCTGACCGCCCTGCCCCCGCCCCAACGGCAGCGGCTGATGAGCCTGGCCCGGGAGGTCTCCTTCCCGGAGGACGCGCGGATCTTCGAGGCGGGCGGCACGGCCGACCGCTTCTGGGTCATCCGCTCCGGCGCGGTCTCCCTCGACCAGCAGGTGACGTCCCTGCAACGGGTCACCGTGGCCAGTCTCGGCTCGGGGGATCTGCTGGGCTGGTCCTGGCTGTTCCCGCCGCACCAGTGGGACTTCGGCGCGGTGGCCTTCAGCCCCGTGCGCGCCTACGAGTTCGAGGCGACGGCCGTGCTGGGCCTGTGCGAGGAGGACCCGGCGCTCGGTCTGGTCCTGGTGCGCAACGTCGCCGAGATCCTCGCGTACCGGCTGGAGATGACCCGGGGCAAGCTCATGGAGCAGTACTCGATGCGGCGGCATGCCTTGTAG